From the genome of Deltaproteobacteria bacterium:
TTTTGAGCCGGAAACGTAATATTAAGAACGAAGGCGAGCCGTTATTTATTAACAGGAACGGCAAAAGGATTACAAGAAGAGGTGTGGGACTAATAGTGAAAAGGTACATATTGCTTGCGGGCATAAATAAAAATATAAGTCCTCATTCATTAAGGCATACATTTGCCACTCATCTGCTCGATTCGGGTGCCGATCTGAGAATGATACAGGAGCTTCTCGGACACTCTACTATATCAACAACTCAGATGTATACCCATACAAGCATGGATAAATTGTTAAAGGTGTACGATGATGCCCATCCAAGAGCACATAAAAAATAGATTACTCGCACTTTAAAGACAGGGGGTTTTAATGTTTAAAGGTACAACAATTATAGCTGTAAGGCATAACGGAAAAGTGGTTATGGCTGGAGACGGCCAGGTCACACTTGGAGATAGTATAATAAAACATACCGCAAAAAAGGTCAGAAGACTTTACAATGATACGATATTAGCGGGCTTTGCAGGCTCTACAGCTGACGCATTTACGTTGTTTGACAGATTCGGGACAAAACTTGAAGAGAACAGAGGAAACCTTATGAAATCGGCTGTTCAACTCGCAAAGGACTGGAGGACGGACAAGATCCTGCACAGGCTTGAGGCGCTTTTAATAGTTGCGGATAAGTCCCTTTCATTGTTACTTTCGGGGACAGGGGATATTATTGAACCCGATGATAATATAATTACTATTGGTTCCGGCGGTAATTATGCACTGGCAGCTGCAAGGGCAATGGTTCAATTTACAAATCTTGATGCAAAGGCAATAGCAGAGAATGCGCTTAAAATTGCTTCAGATATATGTATTTACACAAACAATAACATAATAACAGAAGAACTGTAAAAGAGGTATAATCTATGAAAAAGAGTAAGGAAACCGCAGAAAAAATGGATAAGCTTGAGCAGATAGAACCGACACATTCGCTCCTACCTTCTAACATAGTGCAGGAACTTGACAGATATATTGTAGGTCAAAAAGAGGCAAAACGTATGGTAGCTATAGCAATGAGGAACAGATGGCGAAGGCAGCATGTGTCGCCTGAAATGCGGGATGAAATAGCGCCGAAGAACATAATAATGATAGGACCTACGGGGATCGGTAAAACAGAGATAGCAAGAAGACTTGCAAAGCTCGCCCAGGCCCCGTTTATCAAGGTAGAGGCATCAAAATATACAGAGGTTGGGTATGTGGGTAGAGATGTAGAATCAATAGTAAGGGATGTTGTTGAAATAGCCGTCGGTATGGT
Proteins encoded in this window:
- the hslV gene encoding ATP-dependent protease subunit HslV → MFKGTTIIAVRHNGKVVMAGDGQVTLGDSIIKHTAKKVRRLYNDTILAGFAGSTADAFTLFDRFGTKLEENRGNLMKSAVQLAKDWRTDKILHRLEALLIVADKSLSLLLSGTGDIIEPDDNIITIGSGGNYALAAARAMVQFTNLDAKAIAENALKIASDICIYTNNNIITEEL